Proteins encoded in a region of the Orcinus orca chromosome X, mOrcOrc1.1, whole genome shotgun sequence genome:
- the LOC125963064 gene encoding HIV Tat-specific factor 1-like, which produces MSGNNSDENDDEFVVSRNMFHPCTFQMNVQEAATEMEFEEPTDEKKFEKTEDGGELGDDASEKDAKESGPEKEAEEGCPQKESEESCLERVFEKGCCKRAREEDFPDRESGERSPEKEHEEGSPKKESKENGAEGEPKKKRLKTDPDENGLEKYFEEESSAKELNANILEKEVEENNSEKSYFEGDSSGKMFDEEGSEKGFNEESDEKEEDSDERGTVGDSGNVKEEGPLSTGSNFVLRSDDDV; this is translated from the coding sequence ATGAGCGGCAACAACTCGGATGAGAACGACGACGAGTTTGTCGTCAGCAGAAATATGTTTCACCCTTGCACATTTCAAATGAATGTTCAAGAAGCCGCAACTGAAATGGAATTTGAAGAACCTACAGATgaaaagaagtttgaaaaaaCAGAAGATGGGGGAGAACTTGGAGACGATGCTTCTGAAAAAGATGCTAAAGAAAGTGGCCCTGAAAAAGAGGCTGAAGAAGGCTGTCCCCAAAAGGAATCTGAAGAGAGCTGCCTCGAAAGAGTGTTTGAGAAAGGCTGTTGCAAAAGGGCGCGTGAAGAAGACTTCCCCGACAGAGAGTCTGGAGAACGCAGCCCGGAGAAAGAGCATGAAGAGGGTAGTCCTAAAAAAGAGTCGAAAGAGAATGGTGCAGAAGGGGAGCCCAAAAAGAAGAGACTCAAAACAGATCCTGATGAGAACGGCCTTGAGAAATATTTTGAGGAAGAGAGTTCGGCGAAGGAACTTAATGCAAACATTCTTGAAAAAGAGGTAGAAGAAAATAACTCTGAAAAATCATATTTTGAAGGTGACAGCTCTGGGAAAATGTTTGATGAAGAAGGCTCTGAGAAGGGGTTTAACGAAGAGTCAGATGAGAAGGAAGAAGATTCCGATGAGAGAGGGACTGTGGGTGATTCAGGGAATGTTAAGGAGGAAGGGCCCCTGTCCACAGGCAGCAACTTTGTCCTCCGTAGTGATGATGACGTTTAA